In one Pseudarthrobacter oxydans genomic region, the following are encoded:
- a CDS encoding sugar porter family MFS transporter codes for MPTAQEQTTARIPQRVIWLALAGAVGGFLFGFDSSVVNGAVDAMKDEFALSEAVTGFAVAIALLGCAAGAFLAGKVADHYGRIPAMKLGALLFLVSALGTGFAFGVWDLIFWRLVGGLGIGLASVIAPAYISEISPRHVRGRLASLQQLAITTGIFAALLSDALLATSAGGADQPYWLGIEAWRWMFLAAALPAVVYGWVAFTLPESPRFLVFLGKEDEARAVFDSIAPAEDTDRHIREIQDAIEEDKLAGQKGSLRGRTFGLQAVVWVGIVLSVLQQFVGINVIFYYSTTLWKAVGFEEKDSLAISVATSVTNILVTLVAIALVDRIGRRPILLAGSVGMAVSLGAMALAFSTAVGSGSEISLPGAWGPVALVAANVFVVSFGASWGPLVWVLLGEIFPSRIRARALGLAAAAQWVANFVITLSFPVMAAGSLPLTYAMYALFAAASFFFVMFKVPETNGMSLEQAETLFVAKGSKKA; via the coding sequence ATGCCCACTGCACAGGAGCAGACAACCGCACGGATACCGCAGCGGGTGATCTGGCTGGCGCTCGCAGGGGCGGTGGGCGGATTCCTGTTCGGCTTCGATTCGTCGGTGGTCAACGGCGCGGTGGATGCCATGAAGGACGAGTTCGCACTGTCCGAGGCCGTGACCGGCTTCGCGGTTGCCATCGCCCTGCTGGGGTGCGCTGCCGGCGCGTTCCTTGCGGGCAAGGTAGCGGACCACTACGGGCGCATCCCCGCCATGAAGCTTGGTGCGCTGCTCTTCCTGGTCAGCGCGCTGGGCACCGGCTTTGCCTTCGGCGTCTGGGACCTGATCTTCTGGCGCCTGGTGGGCGGGCTCGGAATCGGCCTGGCTTCGGTGATCGCCCCCGCCTACATCTCGGAGATCTCCCCGCGGCACGTCAGGGGCCGGCTGGCCTCGCTGCAGCAACTGGCCATCACCACGGGTATCTTCGCAGCGCTGCTGTCCGATGCGCTCCTGGCCACCAGCGCCGGCGGCGCGGACCAGCCCTACTGGCTGGGGATCGAGGCCTGGCGCTGGATGTTCCTGGCCGCAGCCCTGCCCGCCGTGGTGTACGGCTGGGTAGCCTTCACCCTTCCCGAGTCCCCGCGCTTCCTGGTGTTCCTGGGCAAGGAGGATGAAGCGCGTGCGGTCTTTGATTCGATTGCTCCGGCAGAGGACACAGACCGGCACATCCGGGAGATCCAGGACGCCATCGAGGAGGACAAGCTGGCGGGCCAGAAGGGCTCCCTGCGCGGCAGGACCTTTGGCCTGCAGGCAGTGGTATGGGTGGGCATCGTCCTGTCTGTTTTGCAGCAGTTCGTGGGCATCAACGTGATTTTCTACTACTCCACCACCCTGTGGAAGGCCGTGGGCTTCGAGGAGAAGGACTCCCTGGCCATCTCGGTGGCCACGTCCGTCACCAACATCCTCGTCACCCTGGTGGCCATTGCCCTGGTGGACCGCATCGGCCGCCGGCCCATCCTGCTGGCCGGTTCCGTGGGCATGGCCGTATCACTGGGCGCCATGGCCCTTGCCTTCTCCACCGCCGTGGGCTCCGGTTCCGAGATTTCCCTGCCCGGCGCGTGGGGTCCGGTGGCCCTGGTGGCTGCGAATGTTTTTGTGGTGAGCTTCGGCGCGTCCTGGGGACCGCTGGTGTGGGTGCTCCTGGGCGAGATCTTCCCGTCCAGGATCCGTGCCCGCGCCCTTGGCCTGGCTGCGGCCGCGCAGTGGGTGGCGAACTTTGTGATCACGCTCAGCTTCCCCGTGATGGCCGCCGGCTCGCTGCCGCTGACGTATGCCATGTACGCGCTGTTCGCCGCGGCGTCGTTCTTCTTTGTCATGTTCAAGGTGCCGGAGACCAACGGCATGTCCCTGGAGCAGGCGGAGACCCTGTTCGTGGCCAAGGGCTCGAAGAAGGCCTAG
- a CDS encoding GNAT family N-acetyltransferase — protein sequence MLTAGVDGGTFRLRPAAPADLPAIVQLLADDSLGAGRERREDMAPYERAMEAIDADPCHLLVVGEFVPDGAADGPLVATFQLSFLPGMSRQGAWRSQIEGVRVAAGLRGKGLGNLMVRWAIDESRRRGCTLMQLTTHKTRTGAHRFYERLGFEASHEGMKLPL from the coding sequence CTGTTGACCGCCGGCGTCGACGGCGGGACCTTCCGCCTCCGCCCCGCCGCACCCGCAGACCTTCCGGCCATTGTGCAGCTGCTCGCGGATGACTCGCTGGGCGCAGGGCGGGAGCGCCGGGAAGACATGGCGCCTTATGAGCGCGCCATGGAAGCGATCGACGCCGACCCCTGCCACCTGCTGGTCGTGGGGGAGTTCGTGCCGGACGGCGCAGCGGACGGTCCCCTGGTGGCCACCTTCCAGCTGAGTTTCCTCCCGGGTATGTCGCGGCAGGGCGCCTGGCGCTCGCAGATCGAGGGCGTGCGGGTGGCCGCGGGCCTCCGTGGCAAAGGGCTCGGGAACCTGATGGTGCGGTGGGCCATCGATGAATCCCGGCGCCGCGGCTGCACACTCATGCAACTGACCACCCACAAGACGCGGACAGGGGCACACCGGTTCTACGAGCGCCTCGGCTTTGAAGCCTCCCATGAAGGCATGAAGCTTCCGCTCTGA